One genomic segment of Rhinolophus sinicus isolate RSC01 linkage group LG11, ASM3656204v1, whole genome shotgun sequence includes these proteins:
- the CEACAM18 gene encoding cell adhesion molecule CEACAM18 isoform X1, with the protein MEFSRPKCSPWRELVLVTSLLACGIFQSSGQLSIVPFIGLEGYRSFLDLENIPEDAQEYSWHRGVSDSERNMIVSYRPPSNSWQSGPMFSGRENVTKEGRLNIKNSMLNDTGNYTVRVDVSSGTHRATSWLEIREEESDPGISTNTTSVVEYMDSVAAFCHTNATTIRWYVSGIQVSSNDLMTISPDGKTLIMLKVGRYDVILRCALENILGYLQKSEQIFLTVAYGPDNVRLRSDPSVFNGILSAELGSKVEMKCTSTAFPEPKYRWIHNGSLLSISEGNITLPSLTWEQMGRYRCIVENPVAQLTMYRDIQIQRKTGYIPIGEIDFYISGSLVVFLIVMTVLGGVYLCGILVYLMINHFSTRTNRAI; encoded by the exons ATGGAATTTTCCAGACCCAAATGCAGTCCCTGGAGGGAACTGGTCCTTGTGA CCAGTCTCCTGGCCTGTGGGATCTTCCAGAGCTCTGGCCAACTCTCCATCGTCCCCTTCATAGGGTTAGAGGGATACAGGAGCTTCCTGGACCTTGAGAACATCCCCGAGGATGCTCAGGAATACAGCTGGCACCGGGGTGTAAGCGACAGTGAGCGAAATATGATTGTCAGCTACAGACCTCCCTCCAATTCCTGGCAGTCCGGGCCCATGTTCAGCGGCCGGGAGAATGTAACCAAGGAAGGCCGCCTGAATATCAAGAACTCTATGTTAAATGACACGGGGAACTACACCGTGCGGGTAGACGTCAGCAGTGGGACCCACAGAGCAACCAGCTGGCTGGAGATTCGAG AAGAGGAAAGCGACCCAGGCATCTCGACCAACACCACCTCTGTGGTTGAGTACATGGATTCTGTGGCCGCCTTCTGCCACACCAACGCCACTACCATCAGGTGGTACGTGAGTGGCATACAGGTGTCCAGCAATGATCTGATGACGATTTCCCCAGACGGCAAGACCCTCATCATGCTCAAGGTCGGCCGCTATGACGTGATACTTCGGTGTGCGCTGGAAAACATCCTAGGGTATCTTCAAAAGAGTGAACAGATCTTTCTGACGGTGGCCT ATGGACCCGACAATGTGAGGCTGAGAAGTGATCCCAGTGTTTTCAACGGCATCCTGTCTGCTGAGCTCGGCTCCAAGGTGGAGATGAAGTGTACCTCCACTGCCTTCCCGGAACCCAAGTACCGCTGGATCCACAACGGCTCCCTCCTGAGCATCTCAGAGGGAAACATCACCCTCCCGAGTCTGACCTGGGAGCAGATGGGCAGATACAGATGCATCGTGGAGAATCCTGTGGCCCAGCTGACCATGTACAGGGACATCCAGATCCAGAGGAAGACCG GGTACATTCCTATTGGTGAAATAGATTTCTACATCTCCGGATCCCTGGTGGTGTTTCTGATCGTGATGACAGTCCTGGGAGGTGTCTACCTCTGCGGAATCCTGGTCTACCTGATGATCAACCATTTCTCCACCAG GACAAACCGGGCCATTTGA
- the CEACAM18 gene encoding cell adhesion molecule CEACAM18 isoform X2, producing the protein MEFSRPKCSPWRELVLVTSLLACGIFQSSGQLSIVPFIGLEGYRSFLDLENIPEDAQEYSWHRGVSDSERNMIVSYRPPSNSWQSGPMFSGRENVTKEGRLNIKNSMLNDTGNYTVRVDVSSGTHRATSWLEIREESDPGISTNTTSVVEYMDSVAAFCHTNATTIRWYVSGIQVSSNDLMTISPDGKTLIMLKVGRYDVILRCALENILGYLQKSEQIFLTVAYGPDNVRLRSDPSVFNGILSAELGSKVEMKCTSTAFPEPKYRWIHNGSLLSISEGNITLPSLTWEQMGRYRCIVENPVAQLTMYRDIQIQRKTGYIPIGEIDFYISGSLVVFLIVMTVLGGVYLCGILVYLMINHFSTRTNRAI; encoded by the exons ATGGAATTTTCCAGACCCAAATGCAGTCCCTGGAGGGAACTGGTCCTTGTGA CCAGTCTCCTGGCCTGTGGGATCTTCCAGAGCTCTGGCCAACTCTCCATCGTCCCCTTCATAGGGTTAGAGGGATACAGGAGCTTCCTGGACCTTGAGAACATCCCCGAGGATGCTCAGGAATACAGCTGGCACCGGGGTGTAAGCGACAGTGAGCGAAATATGATTGTCAGCTACAGACCTCCCTCCAATTCCTGGCAGTCCGGGCCCATGTTCAGCGGCCGGGAGAATGTAACCAAGGAAGGCCGCCTGAATATCAAGAACTCTATGTTAAATGACACGGGGAACTACACCGTGCGGGTAGACGTCAGCAGTGGGACCCACAGAGCAACCAGCTGGCTGGAGATTCGAG AGGAAAGCGACCCAGGCATCTCGACCAACACCACCTCTGTGGTTGAGTACATGGATTCTGTGGCCGCCTTCTGCCACACCAACGCCACTACCATCAGGTGGTACGTGAGTGGCATACAGGTGTCCAGCAATGATCTGATGACGATTTCCCCAGACGGCAAGACCCTCATCATGCTCAAGGTCGGCCGCTATGACGTGATACTTCGGTGTGCGCTGGAAAACATCCTAGGGTATCTTCAAAAGAGTGAACAGATCTTTCTGACGGTGGCCT ATGGACCCGACAATGTGAGGCTGAGAAGTGATCCCAGTGTTTTCAACGGCATCCTGTCTGCTGAGCTCGGCTCCAAGGTGGAGATGAAGTGTACCTCCACTGCCTTCCCGGAACCCAAGTACCGCTGGATCCACAACGGCTCCCTCCTGAGCATCTCAGAGGGAAACATCACCCTCCCGAGTCTGACCTGGGAGCAGATGGGCAGATACAGATGCATCGTGGAGAATCCTGTGGCCCAGCTGACCATGTACAGGGACATCCAGATCCAGAGGAAGACCG GGTACATTCCTATTGGTGAAATAGATTTCTACATCTCCGGATCCCTGGTGGTGTTTCTGATCGTGATGACAGTCCTGGGAGGTGTCTACCTCTGCGGAATCCTGGTCTACCTGATGATCAACCATTTCTCCACCAG GACAAACCGGGCCATTTGA
- the LOC109439983 gene encoding sialic acid-binding Ig-like lectin 13 isoform X1, which yields MLLLLLSLLWTGSLAQDERFRLTMSESVTVQEGLCVFVPCTAIYPGYWWANSDPAHGYWFREGANIGQDPPVATNKPDRKVQEETQGRFLLLGDPPTYNCSLDIRDAKRRDKGKYFFRVERGNMLWSYTSNLLSVQVTALTHTPHIRFPGSLESGRPRKLTCSVPWACERGTPPIFSWTSAALTSLGPRTLLSSMITLTPRPQDHGTNLTCQVKFPAVDVTVERTIQLNVTYSPQNLTVTVFQGNGTAPTALENGSSLSVPEGQSLRLVCVVDSNPPTRLSWTRRNLTLNPLHPSNTGVLELSGVHVGDEGEFTCRAQHPWESLHVSLHLSLQRKASPFSGVSLGVVGGASVTALLFLCFCVIVILVRSWRKKMLRTAAGMGNTGTEGANIVMRSISQGPVMESQPVSLQDHPPTTLTDPSMGEKEEVHYASLKFHGRQPGNTKVQQVTESEYSEISIPN from the exons atgctgctgctgcttctgtccCTGCTGTGGACAG GGTCCCTGGCTCAGGATGAAAGATTCAGGCTGACAATGTCGGAGTCTGTGACAGTGCAGGAGGGCCTGTGTGTCTTTGTGCCCTGCACTGCCATCTATCCCGGATACTGGTGGGCAAACTCTGACCCAGCTCATGGCTACTGGTTCCGGGAAGGGGCCAATATAGGCCAAGATCCTCCTGTGGCCACAAACAAGCCAGATCGTAAAGTACAGGAGGAGACCCAGGGCCGATTCCTCCTCCTTGGGGACCCTCCGACCTACAACTGCTCCCTGGACATCAGAGATGCCAAAAGGAGggacaaaggaaaatatttttttcggGTGGAGAGAGGAAATATGTTATGGAGTTACACATCTAACCTGCTCTCCGTGCAGGTGACAG CCCTGACCCACACGCCCCACATCCGCTTCCCAGGCTCCCTGGAGTCTGGCCGCCCCAGGAAACtgacctgctctgtgccctgggcctGTGAGCGGGGCACGCCCCCCATCTTCTCCTGGACCTCAGCTGCCCTCACCTCCCTGGGCCCCAGGACCCTCCTCTCCTCCATGATCACCCTCACCCCTCGGCCCCAGGACCACGGCACTAACCTCACCTGTCAGGTGAAGTTCCCTGCAGTTGATGTGACCGTGGAGAGAACCATCCAGCTCAACGTCACCT ACTCTCCACAGAACTTGACCGTAACTGTCTTCCAAGGAAATGGCACAG CACCCACAGCCCTGGAGAACGGTTCATCTCTCTCAGTCCCGGAGGGCCAGTCCCTGCGCTTGGTCTGTGTGGTTGACAGCAACCCCCCCACCAGGCTGAGTTGGACCCGGCGGAACCTGACCCTGAATCCCTTGCACCCCTCGAACACTGGGGTCCTGGAGCTGTCTGGCGTCCACGTCGGAGATGAAGGGGAATTCACCTGCCGAGCTCAGCACCCGTGGGAGTCCCTGCACGTCTCCCTACACCTCTCTCTGCAGA GAAAAGCCTCCCCGTTTTCAGGAGTGTCGCTGGGGGTCGTCGGGGGAGCAAGTGTTACAGCCCTGCTCTTCCTGTGCTTCTGTGTCATTGTCATCCT AGTGAGAtcctggagaaagaaaatgttgaggACTGCAGCGGGAATGGGCAACACGGGCACGGAGGGTGCAAACATTGTCATGAGGTCAATCTCTCAG GGTCCCGTGATGGAATCCCAGCCAGTCAGCCTCCAAGACCACCCTCCCACAACTCTGACTGACCCCTcgatgggagagaaagaagaggttcATTATGCATCCCTCAAATTTCATGGGAGGCAGCCTGGAAACACGAAGGTACAGCAGGTCACTGAGAGTGAGTACTCAGAGATCAGTATACCCAATTGA
- the LOC109439983 gene encoding sialic acid-binding Ig-like lectin 13 isoform X3 yields MLLLLLSLLWTGSLAQDERFRLTMSESVTVQEGLCVFVPCTAIYPGYWWANSDPAHGYWFREGANIGQDPPVATNKPDRKVQEETQGRFLLLGDPPTYNCSLDIRDAKRRDKGKYFFRVERGNMLWSYTSNLLSVQVTALTHTPHIRFPGSLESGRPRKLTCSVPWACERGTPPIFSWTSAALTSLGPRTLLSSMITLTPRPQDHGTNLTCQVKFPAVDVTVERTIQLNVTYSPQNLTVTVFQGNGTAPTALENGSSLSVPEGQSLRLVCVVDSNPPTRLSWTRRNLTLNPLHPSNTGVLELSGVHVGDEGEFTCRAQHPWESLHVSLHLSLQRKASPFSGVSLGVVGGASVTALLFLCFCVIVILVRSWRKKMLRTAAGMGNTGTEGANIVMRSISQRIKPKLLSLLFCIF; encoded by the exons atgctgctgctgcttctgtccCTGCTGTGGACAG GGTCCCTGGCTCAGGATGAAAGATTCAGGCTGACAATGTCGGAGTCTGTGACAGTGCAGGAGGGCCTGTGTGTCTTTGTGCCCTGCACTGCCATCTATCCCGGATACTGGTGGGCAAACTCTGACCCAGCTCATGGCTACTGGTTCCGGGAAGGGGCCAATATAGGCCAAGATCCTCCTGTGGCCACAAACAAGCCAGATCGTAAAGTACAGGAGGAGACCCAGGGCCGATTCCTCCTCCTTGGGGACCCTCCGACCTACAACTGCTCCCTGGACATCAGAGATGCCAAAAGGAGggacaaaggaaaatatttttttcggGTGGAGAGAGGAAATATGTTATGGAGTTACACATCTAACCTGCTCTCCGTGCAGGTGACAG CCCTGACCCACACGCCCCACATCCGCTTCCCAGGCTCCCTGGAGTCTGGCCGCCCCAGGAAACtgacctgctctgtgccctgggcctGTGAGCGGGGCACGCCCCCCATCTTCTCCTGGACCTCAGCTGCCCTCACCTCCCTGGGCCCCAGGACCCTCCTCTCCTCCATGATCACCCTCACCCCTCGGCCCCAGGACCACGGCACTAACCTCACCTGTCAGGTGAAGTTCCCTGCAGTTGATGTGACCGTGGAGAGAACCATCCAGCTCAACGTCACCT ACTCTCCACAGAACTTGACCGTAACTGTCTTCCAAGGAAATGGCACAG CACCCACAGCCCTGGAGAACGGTTCATCTCTCTCAGTCCCGGAGGGCCAGTCCCTGCGCTTGGTCTGTGTGGTTGACAGCAACCCCCCCACCAGGCTGAGTTGGACCCGGCGGAACCTGACCCTGAATCCCTTGCACCCCTCGAACACTGGGGTCCTGGAGCTGTCTGGCGTCCACGTCGGAGATGAAGGGGAATTCACCTGCCGAGCTCAGCACCCGTGGGAGTCCCTGCACGTCTCCCTACACCTCTCTCTGCAGA GAAAAGCCTCCCCGTTTTCAGGAGTGTCGCTGGGGGTCGTCGGGGGAGCAAGTGTTACAGCCCTGCTCTTCCTGTGCTTCTGTGTCATTGTCATCCT AGTGAGAtcctggagaaagaaaatgttgaggACTGCAGCGGGAATGGGCAACACGGGCACGGAGGGTGCAAACATTGTCATGAGGTCAATCTCTCAG AGAATAAAGCCCAAACTTCTCAGCCTGCTGTTCTGCATATTCTGA
- the LOC109439983 gene encoding sialic acid-binding Ig-like lectin 13 isoform X2, with the protein MLLLLLSLLWTGSLAQDERFRLTMSESVTVQEGLCVFVPCTAIYPGYWWANSDPAHGYWFREGANIGQDPPVATNKPDRKVQEETQGRFLLLGDPPTYNCSLDIRDAKRRDKGKYFFRVERGNMLWSYTSNLLSVQVTALTHTPHIRFPGSLESGRPRKLTCSVPWACERGTPPIFSWTSAALTSLGPRTLLSSMITLTPRPQDHGTNLTCQVKFPAVDVTVERTIQLNVTYSPQNLTVTVFQGNGTAPTALENGSSLSVPEGQSLRLVCVVDSNPPTRLSWTRRNLTLNPLHPSNTGVLELSGVHVGDEGEFTCRAQHPWESLHVSLHLSLQRKASPFSGVSLGVVGGASVTALLFLCFCVIVILVRSWRKKMLRTAAGMGNTGTEGANIVMRSISQAQHGRVTFSLSCLSSSIAKRLPCLVYFSS; encoded by the exons atgctgctgctgcttctgtccCTGCTGTGGACAG GGTCCCTGGCTCAGGATGAAAGATTCAGGCTGACAATGTCGGAGTCTGTGACAGTGCAGGAGGGCCTGTGTGTCTTTGTGCCCTGCACTGCCATCTATCCCGGATACTGGTGGGCAAACTCTGACCCAGCTCATGGCTACTGGTTCCGGGAAGGGGCCAATATAGGCCAAGATCCTCCTGTGGCCACAAACAAGCCAGATCGTAAAGTACAGGAGGAGACCCAGGGCCGATTCCTCCTCCTTGGGGACCCTCCGACCTACAACTGCTCCCTGGACATCAGAGATGCCAAAAGGAGggacaaaggaaaatatttttttcggGTGGAGAGAGGAAATATGTTATGGAGTTACACATCTAACCTGCTCTCCGTGCAGGTGACAG CCCTGACCCACACGCCCCACATCCGCTTCCCAGGCTCCCTGGAGTCTGGCCGCCCCAGGAAACtgacctgctctgtgccctgggcctGTGAGCGGGGCACGCCCCCCATCTTCTCCTGGACCTCAGCTGCCCTCACCTCCCTGGGCCCCAGGACCCTCCTCTCCTCCATGATCACCCTCACCCCTCGGCCCCAGGACCACGGCACTAACCTCACCTGTCAGGTGAAGTTCCCTGCAGTTGATGTGACCGTGGAGAGAACCATCCAGCTCAACGTCACCT ACTCTCCACAGAACTTGACCGTAACTGTCTTCCAAGGAAATGGCACAG CACCCACAGCCCTGGAGAACGGTTCATCTCTCTCAGTCCCGGAGGGCCAGTCCCTGCGCTTGGTCTGTGTGGTTGACAGCAACCCCCCCACCAGGCTGAGTTGGACCCGGCGGAACCTGACCCTGAATCCCTTGCACCCCTCGAACACTGGGGTCCTGGAGCTGTCTGGCGTCCACGTCGGAGATGAAGGGGAATTCACCTGCCGAGCTCAGCACCCGTGGGAGTCCCTGCACGTCTCCCTACACCTCTCTCTGCAGA GAAAAGCCTCCCCGTTTTCAGGAGTGTCGCTGGGGGTCGTCGGGGGAGCAAGTGTTACAGCCCTGCTCTTCCTGTGCTTCTGTGTCATTGTCATCCT AGTGAGAtcctggagaaagaaaatgttgaggACTGCAGCGGGAATGGGCAACACGGGCACGGAGGGTGCAAACATTGTCATGAGGTCAATCTCTCAG GCCCAGCACGGACGAGTCACCTTCTCTCTGTCCTGCCTTTCTTCTTCTATAGCTAAAAGGTTGCCATGTCTTGTCTATTTTTCCTCCTAA